A DNA window from Streptococcus mutans contains the following coding sequences:
- a CDS encoding methylated-DNA--[protein]-cysteine S-methyltransferase, translated as MVLYKQIYHSPLGDLSLVANNQGLIGVWFLNQKYFEQGLEGETVIEQANTILDQAKQWLDTYFAGENPNMVKFPLNPRGTAFQKRVWQALSEIPWGQTRAYGDIAQKINCPSARAIGGSVSRNPLSIIIPCHRVLGAAGQMTGYAAGIDKKMWLLEHEGFKVDK; from the coding sequence ATGGTCCTTTACAAGCAGATTTATCATTCTCCTTTGGGAGATTTATCTCTTGTTGCAAATAATCAGGGTCTAATTGGCGTTTGGTTCCTTAATCAAAAATACTTTGAACAAGGATTGGAGGGAGAAACAGTCATAGAGCAAGCAAATACTATCTTAGATCAAGCCAAACAGTGGCTAGATACTTATTTTGCTGGGGAAAACCCTAATATGGTAAAGTTTCCTTTGAATCCACGGGGGACTGCTTTTCAAAAGCGCGTCTGGCAGGCCTTGTCTGAAATTCCTTGGGGACAGACTAGAGCTTATGGAGATATTGCTCAAAAAATAAACTGCCCATCCGCCCGAGCAATTGGTGGATCAGTTAGTCGCAATCCGTTAAGTATCATTATCCCTTGTCACCGTGTTCTTGGTGCTGCCGGTCAAATGACAGGCTATGCTGCTGGTATTGATAAAAAGATGTGGTTATTAGAGCATGAAGGCTTTAAAGTTGACAAGTAA
- a CDS encoding arsenate reductase family protein: MLTFYEYPKCSTCRRAKAELDDLAWDYDAIDIKKNPPAASLIRNWLENSGLELKKFFNTSGQSYRALGLKDKLHQLSLDEAANLLASDGMLIKRPLLVKEGKIVQIGYRTAYKDLDF, translated from the coding sequence ATGCTGACATTTTACGAATATCCTAAATGCAGTACCTGTCGCCGTGCCAAAGCAGAATTAGACGATTTGGCTTGGGATTATGACGCAATTGATATCAAAAAGAATCCACCTGCAGCTAGTCTAATAAGGAATTGGCTAGAGAACAGCGGTCTAGAACTTAAGAAATTTTTCAACACATCAGGACAATCTTATCGTGCTCTGGGATTAAAAGATAAACTTCATCAACTAAGTCTTGATGAAGCAGCGAATTTATTAGCTAGCGATGGTATGCTCATCAAACGCCCGCTTTTAGTAAAAGAGGGTAAAATAGTACAAATAGGCTATCGAACAGCCTACAAAGATCTTGACTTTTAA